From Candidatus Saccharibacteria bacterium:
GATTAAGATATCAGCAAATAAAAAACTCCGTAAGTTACCAATATGAGCATAATCATAGGGAGTTGGACCACAGTGGTAATAACGAACCTCGCTTGGGTCAATTGGTTCAAAGTCTTGGTAGGTATTACCTAAACTATTTTTTAATCTGAGCTTCTTCAATTCCTAGCTCTACTATTAATGTCTGATAAATCTGTTCAGCAGCTTGCTCGACTGTTTCGGGTCCGACCAATTTTGCCCCGGCTGCTACTTTGTGTCCACCTCCAGAAAACTTTTCTGCTACTTTACTGATATCATAATCCGTAGTCGAACGAAAGGAAATCTTATATTGATGAGT
This genomic window contains:
- the cysS gene encoding cysteine--tRNA ligase (catalyzes a two-step reaction; charges a cysteine by linking its carboxyl group to the alpha-phosphate of ATP then transfers the aminoacyl-adenylate to its tRNA): MKKLRLKNSLGNTYQDFEPIDPSEVRYYHCGPTPYDYAHIGNLRSFLFADILI